From the Primulina tabacum isolate GXHZ01 chromosome 3, ASM2559414v2, whole genome shotgun sequence genome, one window contains:
- the LOC142539949 gene encoding uncharacterized protein LOC142539949 isoform X3 yields MSAHPLERENSTKIQTFNAHTCTDTYVFWRVRDKFFVCTDAVLGMGKSDNERLPAVQQQTHGSASPTSICWRCLMNIFDFNCVVVLVLSVAAFLSAIFWVLPNRCGESGFDADDSIKLSATVQAYFNLQRPASELVPYIARLEYDINEEIGVPFLKVAVLSMHQAGVSNWTNVVFGFCSNASNKPISPVSENLLELKEQLRIGLQLVPTEVVCIQATNKHGSTKDPPVTIEASVLSDIGTLHPARLKQLAKRITESPSIENLGLDHSVFGEVKEISLPSFLNHSLYAPTPSPSPSPAPPTEKIYNVSPSLAPSRSPVLSTGHNCCYSVPSDASPTPAPSSNNAPCVSLSTPNPPTPSLDPAYSEPPLATPESYFSPSVSPLPSDSYAVLGLDKWSVESLVSSSHFSSSFASSMSSGTTWRRIWRFYSTGVLTLVLTLWTS; encoded by the exons ATGTCTGCACACCCTTTAGAGAGAGAAAACTCTACAAAGATTCAAACTTTCAATGCGCACACCTGCACGGACACGTACGTTTTCTGGAGAGTGAGAGATAAATTTTTTGTCTGCACGGATGCTGTGTTGGGCATGGGGAAATCCGACAACGAACGATTGCCAGCGGTGCAGCAACAGACTCACGGCAGTGCTTCTCCAACATCCATCTGCTGGAGATGTTTGATGAATATATTCGATTTTAACTGCGTCGTTGTCTTGGTGCTCAGTGTAGCGGCTTTTCTTTCTGCCATTTTCTGGGTCTTGCCTAATCGCTGTGGGGAATCTGGGTTTGACGCCGACGATTCGATCAAGCTTTCGG CAACTGTTCAAGCATACTTCAACCTTCAGAGACCAGCTTCTGAGCTCGTTCCTTATATAGCAAGACTAGAATATGATATCAATGAAGAGATAGGTGTCCCTTTCTTGAAG GTTGCTGTTCTGTCAATGCACCAAGCAGGTGTATCTAATTGGACTAACGTGGTGTTTGGCTTCTGTTCGAATGCATCTAACAAACCAATATCTCCAGTGTC GGAAAATCTTTTGGAATTGAAGGAACAGCTAAGAATCGGATTGCAGTTGGTGCCCACTGAG GTGGTATGTATTCAGGCAACAAACAAGCATGGCTCAACGAAAGATCCACCAGTTACTATAGAAGCTTCAGTTTTATCTGATATAGGAACTTTACATCCAGCGAGATTGAAACAGTTAGCTAAAAGAATAACTGAATCTCCATCCATAGAAAATCTCGGCCTTGATCATTCAGTTTTCGGCGAGGTCAAGGAAATTAGTTTACCTTCATTTCTAAACCATTCACTTTATGCACCAACTCCTTCTCCTTCTCCTTCTCCGGCTCCACCTACAGAAAAGATTTATAACGTAAGCCCGTCGCTGGCACCATCTCGCTCTCCTGTTTTGTCAACCGGTCATAACTGTTGTTACTCTGTTCCGTCTGATGCAAGCCCGACTCCTGCCCCCAGTTCAAACAACGCTCCTTGTGTTTCTCTGTCTACTCCTAATCCTCCCACACCTTCATTAGATCCTGCCTATTCTGAGCCGCCATTAGCAACTCCTGAATCTTATTTCTCACCAAGTGTTTCTCCATTGCCATCTGATTCTTATGCTGTGCTAGGTTTGGACAAATGGAGTGTGGAAAGTCTGGTGTCTTCATCACATTTTTCATCATCGTTTGCATCTTCCATGTCAT CAGGTACAACGTGGAGAAGGATTTGGCGCTTCTACTCAACTGGAGTTTTGACACTTGTTCTCACCCTGTGGACATCTTAA
- the LOC142539949 gene encoding uncharacterized protein LOC142539949 isoform X2, whose protein sequence is MSAHPLERENSTKIQTFNAHTCTDTYVFWRVRDKFFVCTDAVLGMGKSDNERLPAVQQQTHGSASPTSICWRCLMNIFDFNCVVVLVLSVAAFLSAIFWVLPNRCGESGFDADDSIKLSATVQAYFNLQRPASELVPYIARLEYDINEEIGVPFLKVAVLSMHQAGVSNWTNVVFGFCSNASNKPISPVSLSLLKSSLVDLFLQQYNMTLTPSIFGETSSFEILKFPDEISIMLGQDAMFLHTPQALFNFTLNSSICEIRENLLELKEQLRIGLQLVPTEVVCIQATNKHGSTKDPPVTIEASVLSDIGTLHPARLKQLAKRITESPSIENLGLDHSVFGEVKEISLPSFLNHSLYAPTPSPSPSPAPPTEKIYNVSPSLAPSRSPVLSTGHNCCYSVPSDASPTPAPSSNNAPCVSLSTPNPPTPSLDPAYSEPPLATPESYFSPSVSPLPSDSYAVLGLDKWSVESLVSSSHFSSSFASSMSCTTWRRIWRFYSTGVLTLVLTLWTS, encoded by the exons ATGTCTGCACACCCTTTAGAGAGAGAAAACTCTACAAAGATTCAAACTTTCAATGCGCACACCTGCACGGACACGTACGTTTTCTGGAGAGTGAGAGATAAATTTTTTGTCTGCACGGATGCTGTGTTGGGCATGGGGAAATCCGACAACGAACGATTGCCAGCGGTGCAGCAACAGACTCACGGCAGTGCTTCTCCAACATCCATCTGCTGGAGATGTTTGATGAATATATTCGATTTTAACTGCGTCGTTGTCTTGGTGCTCAGTGTAGCGGCTTTTCTTTCTGCCATTTTCTGGGTCTTGCCTAATCGCTGTGGGGAATCTGGGTTTGACGCCGACGATTCGATCAAGCTTTCGG CAACTGTTCAAGCATACTTCAACCTTCAGAGACCAGCTTCTGAGCTCGTTCCTTATATAGCAAGACTAGAATATGATATCAATGAAGAGATAGGTGTCCCTTTCTTGAAG GTTGCTGTTCTGTCAATGCACCAAGCAGGTGTATCTAATTGGACTAACGTGGTGTTTGGCTTCTGTTCGAATGCATCTAACAAACCAATATCTCCAGTGTCGTTAAGTCTACTGAAGTCATCCTTAGTTGATTTGTTTCTTCAACAATACAATATGACATTGACCCCCTCAATTTTCGGAGAGACATCttcatttgaaattttgaaatttcctGACGAGATCTCCATAATGCTGGGGCAAGATGCTATGTTTTTGCATACACCACAGGCCCTTTTTAACTTCACCCTCAATAGCTCAATTTGTGAAATCAGGGAAAATCTTTTGGAATTGAAGGAACAGCTAAGAATCGGATTGCAGTTGGTGCCCACTGAG GTGGTATGTATTCAGGCAACAAACAAGCATGGCTCAACGAAAGATCCACCAGTTACTATAGAAGCTTCAGTTTTATCTGATATAGGAACTTTACATCCAGCGAGATTGAAACAGTTAGCTAAAAGAATAACTGAATCTCCATCCATAGAAAATCTCGGCCTTGATCATTCAGTTTTCGGCGAGGTCAAGGAAATTAGTTTACCTTCATTTCTAAACCATTCACTTTATGCACCAACTCCTTCTCCTTCTCCTTCTCCGGCTCCACCTACAGAAAAGATTTATAACGTAAGCCCGTCGCTGGCACCATCTCGCTCTCCTGTTTTGTCAACCGGTCATAACTGTTGTTACTCTGTTCCGTCTGATGCAAGCCCGACTCCTGCCCCCAGTTCAAACAACGCTCCTTGTGTTTCTCTGTCTACTCCTAATCCTCCCACACCTTCATTAGATCCTGCCTATTCTGAGCCGCCATTAGCAACTCCTGAATCTTATTTCTCACCAAGTGTTTCTCCATTGCCATCTGATTCTTATGCTGTGCTAGGTTTGGACAAATGGAGTGTGGAAAGTCTGGTGTCTTCATCACATTTTTCATCATCGTTTGCATCTTCCATGTCAT GTACAACGTGGAGAAGGATTTGGCGCTTCTACTCAACTGGAGTTTTGACACTTGTTCTCACCCTGTGGACATCTTAA
- the LOC142539949 gene encoding uncharacterized protein LOC142539949 isoform X4: MSSLFLNPKGRRSTVQAYFNLQRPASELVPYIARLEYDINEEIGVPFLKVAVLSMHQAGVSNWTNVVFGFCSNASNKPISPVSLSLLKSSLVDLFLQQYNMTLTPSIFGETSSFEILKFPDEISIMLGQDAMFLHTPQALFNFTLNSSICEIRENLLELKEQLRIGLQLVPTEVVCIQATNKHGSTKDPPVTIEASVLSDIGTLHPARLKQLAKRITESPSIENLGLDHSVFGEVKEISLPSFLNHSLYAPTPSPSPSPAPPTEKIYNVSPSLAPSRSPVLSTGHNCCYSVPSDASPTPAPSSNNAPCVSLSTPNPPTPSLDPAYSEPPLATPESYFSPSVSPLPSDSYAVLGLDKWSVESLVSSSHFSSSFASSMSSGTTWRRIWRFYSTGVLTLVLTLWTS; this comes from the exons ATGTCAAGCTTATTTTTGAATCCTAAAGGGCGAAGAT CAACTGTTCAAGCATACTTCAACCTTCAGAGACCAGCTTCTGAGCTCGTTCCTTATATAGCAAGACTAGAATATGATATCAATGAAGAGATAGGTGTCCCTTTCTTGAAG GTTGCTGTTCTGTCAATGCACCAAGCAGGTGTATCTAATTGGACTAACGTGGTGTTTGGCTTCTGTTCGAATGCATCTAACAAACCAATATCTCCAGTGTCGTTAAGTCTACTGAAGTCATCCTTAGTTGATTTGTTTCTTCAACAATACAATATGACATTGACCCCCTCAATTTTCGGAGAGACATCttcatttgaaattttgaaatttcctGACGAGATCTCCATAATGCTGGGGCAAGATGCTATGTTTTTGCATACACCACAGGCCCTTTTTAACTTCACCCTCAATAGCTCAATTTGTGAAATCAGGGAAAATCTTTTGGAATTGAAGGAACAGCTAAGAATCGGATTGCAGTTGGTGCCCACTGAG GTGGTATGTATTCAGGCAACAAACAAGCATGGCTCAACGAAAGATCCACCAGTTACTATAGAAGCTTCAGTTTTATCTGATATAGGAACTTTACATCCAGCGAGATTGAAACAGTTAGCTAAAAGAATAACTGAATCTCCATCCATAGAAAATCTCGGCCTTGATCATTCAGTTTTCGGCGAGGTCAAGGAAATTAGTTTACCTTCATTTCTAAACCATTCACTTTATGCACCAACTCCTTCTCCTTCTCCTTCTCCGGCTCCACCTACAGAAAAGATTTATAACGTAAGCCCGTCGCTGGCACCATCTCGCTCTCCTGTTTTGTCAACCGGTCATAACTGTTGTTACTCTGTTCCGTCTGATGCAAGCCCGACTCCTGCCCCCAGTTCAAACAACGCTCCTTGTGTTTCTCTGTCTACTCCTAATCCTCCCACACCTTCATTAGATCCTGCCTATTCTGAGCCGCCATTAGCAACTCCTGAATCTTATTTCTCACCAAGTGTTTCTCCATTGCCATCTGATTCTTATGCTGTGCTAGGTTTGGACAAATGGAGTGTGGAAAGTCTGGTGTCTTCATCACATTTTTCATCATCGTTTGCATCTTCCATGTCAT CAGGTACAACGTGGAGAAGGATTTGGCGCTTCTACTCAACTGGAGTTTTGACACTTGTTCTCACCCTGTGGACATCTTAA
- the LOC142539949 gene encoding uncharacterized protein LOC142539949 isoform X1 has translation MSAHPLERENSTKIQTFNAHTCTDTYVFWRVRDKFFVCTDAVLGMGKSDNERLPAVQQQTHGSASPTSICWRCLMNIFDFNCVVVLVLSVAAFLSAIFWVLPNRCGESGFDADDSIKLSATVQAYFNLQRPASELVPYIARLEYDINEEIGVPFLKVAVLSMHQAGVSNWTNVVFGFCSNASNKPISPVSLSLLKSSLVDLFLQQYNMTLTPSIFGETSSFEILKFPDEISIMLGQDAMFLHTPQALFNFTLNSSICEIRENLLELKEQLRIGLQLVPTEVVCIQATNKHGSTKDPPVTIEASVLSDIGTLHPARLKQLAKRITESPSIENLGLDHSVFGEVKEISLPSFLNHSLYAPTPSPSPSPAPPTEKIYNVSPSLAPSRSPVLSTGHNCCYSVPSDASPTPAPSSNNAPCVSLSTPNPPTPSLDPAYSEPPLATPESYFSPSVSPLPSDSYAVLGLDKWSVESLVSSSHFSSSFASSMSSGTTWRRIWRFYSTGVLTLVLTLWTS, from the exons ATGTCTGCACACCCTTTAGAGAGAGAAAACTCTACAAAGATTCAAACTTTCAATGCGCACACCTGCACGGACACGTACGTTTTCTGGAGAGTGAGAGATAAATTTTTTGTCTGCACGGATGCTGTGTTGGGCATGGGGAAATCCGACAACGAACGATTGCCAGCGGTGCAGCAACAGACTCACGGCAGTGCTTCTCCAACATCCATCTGCTGGAGATGTTTGATGAATATATTCGATTTTAACTGCGTCGTTGTCTTGGTGCTCAGTGTAGCGGCTTTTCTTTCTGCCATTTTCTGGGTCTTGCCTAATCGCTGTGGGGAATCTGGGTTTGACGCCGACGATTCGATCAAGCTTTCGG CAACTGTTCAAGCATACTTCAACCTTCAGAGACCAGCTTCTGAGCTCGTTCCTTATATAGCAAGACTAGAATATGATATCAATGAAGAGATAGGTGTCCCTTTCTTGAAG GTTGCTGTTCTGTCAATGCACCAAGCAGGTGTATCTAATTGGACTAACGTGGTGTTTGGCTTCTGTTCGAATGCATCTAACAAACCAATATCTCCAGTGTCGTTAAGTCTACTGAAGTCATCCTTAGTTGATTTGTTTCTTCAACAATACAATATGACATTGACCCCCTCAATTTTCGGAGAGACATCttcatttgaaattttgaaatttcctGACGAGATCTCCATAATGCTGGGGCAAGATGCTATGTTTTTGCATACACCACAGGCCCTTTTTAACTTCACCCTCAATAGCTCAATTTGTGAAATCAGGGAAAATCTTTTGGAATTGAAGGAACAGCTAAGAATCGGATTGCAGTTGGTGCCCACTGAG GTGGTATGTATTCAGGCAACAAACAAGCATGGCTCAACGAAAGATCCACCAGTTACTATAGAAGCTTCAGTTTTATCTGATATAGGAACTTTACATCCAGCGAGATTGAAACAGTTAGCTAAAAGAATAACTGAATCTCCATCCATAGAAAATCTCGGCCTTGATCATTCAGTTTTCGGCGAGGTCAAGGAAATTAGTTTACCTTCATTTCTAAACCATTCACTTTATGCACCAACTCCTTCTCCTTCTCCTTCTCCGGCTCCACCTACAGAAAAGATTTATAACGTAAGCCCGTCGCTGGCACCATCTCGCTCTCCTGTTTTGTCAACCGGTCATAACTGTTGTTACTCTGTTCCGTCTGATGCAAGCCCGACTCCTGCCCCCAGTTCAAACAACGCTCCTTGTGTTTCTCTGTCTACTCCTAATCCTCCCACACCTTCATTAGATCCTGCCTATTCTGAGCCGCCATTAGCAACTCCTGAATCTTATTTCTCACCAAGTGTTTCTCCATTGCCATCTGATTCTTATGCTGTGCTAGGTTTGGACAAATGGAGTGTGGAAAGTCTGGTGTCTTCATCACATTTTTCATCATCGTTTGCATCTTCCATGTCAT CAGGTACAACGTGGAGAAGGATTTGGCGCTTCTACTCAACTGGAGTTTTGACACTTGTTCTCACCCTGTGGACATCTTAA
- the LOC142538366 gene encoding uncharacterized protein LOC142538366 gives MEALFSEFAFLSDQALQDKNFDPSTIEDLMKLFELEAYKAWASQELDHGNELARSESYIKESEEYLESAMEEAMAEFDRFEEEMDTLCKSEYSSLINVADSARKLGKNLEKAADFAATKYIEAAVGSATASMKSAAKAVSNNSNKIHPA, from the coding sequence ATGGAAGCCCTCTTCTCCGAATTCGCTTTTCTCTCCGATCAAGCCCTCCAAGACAAGAACTTCGACCCATCCACCATCGAAGATCTGATGAAACTCTTCGAGCTCGAGGCCTACAAAGCCTGGGCCAGCCAAGAACTCGACCATGGGAACGAGCTAGCGCGGTCCGAATCATACATCAAGGAATCCGAGGAGTACCTGGAATCGGCCATGGAGGAGGCTATGGCCGAATTCGACCGGTTTGAGGAGGAGATGGACACCCTATGCAAGTCAGAGTACAGCAGCTTGATCAACGTGGCCGATAGTGCGAGAAAATTGGGGAAGAATCTGGAGAAGGCTGCGGATTTCGCTGCAACCAAGTATATCGAAGCTGCGGTTGGTTCCGCTACTGCTTCGATGAAGTCTGCGGCGAAGGCGGTCTCGAATAACTCTAACAAGATTCATCCAGCATAG